In Carya illinoinensis cultivar Pawnee chromosome 9, C.illinoinensisPawnee_v1, whole genome shotgun sequence, the following are encoded in one genomic region:
- the LOC122275043 gene encoding abscisic acid receptor PYL4: protein MLSTPPKSSVLHHRINANTTTTNTATTQCQKRSPLTCATKVPENVARFHTHAVGPDQCCSAVIQEVAAPVSTVWSVVRRFDNPQAYKHFVKSCNLIGGDGDVGTLREVHVISGLPAARSTERLEILDEERHVISFSVVGGEHRLANYRSVTTLHPTTSGNGTVVIESYVVDVPPGNTNEDTCVFVDTIVRCNLQSLAQIAENLTRRNKSSS, encoded by the coding sequence atgctttCGACTCCTCCCAAATCTTCTGTCCTGCACCACAGAATCAACGCCAACACCACAACCACCAATACAGCGACAACGCAGTGCCAGAAGCGGTCTCCTCTGACCTGCGCCACCAAGGTGCCCGAAAACGTGGCACGCTTCCACACCCACGCCGTTGGGCCCGACCAGTGCTGCTCTGCCGTGATCCAGGAGGTCGCCGCCCCCGTGTCGACCGTGTGGTCCGTTGTCCGCCGTTTCGATAACCCGCAGGCCTACAAGCACTTCGTCAAGAGCTGCAACCTCATCGGCGGTGATGGCGATGTTGGCACCCTCCGTGAAGTCCACGTCATCTCGGGCTTGCCCGCCGCCCGCAGCACCGAGCGCTTAGAGATTCTGGACGAAGAACGTCACGTCATCAGCTTCAGCGTCGTCGGCGGTGAACATCGCCTCGCCAACTACCGGTCCGTCACCACTCTCCACCCCACAACATCGGGTAACGGCACCGTCGTGATTGAGTCATACGTTGTCGACGTCCCGCCGGGGAACACCAACGAGGATACCTGCGTGTTCGTCGACACCATCGTTCGCTGCAACCTCCAGTCGCTTGCCCAGATCGCCGAAAACTTAACCAGACGAAACAAGTCATCGTCATGA